In the Solanum pennellii chromosome 5, SPENNV200 genome, one interval contains:
- the LOC107018959 gene encoding peroxidase 3-like, which produces MATFVYLCPLILMCILVSSNAQLQQNFYAKSCPKAEKIILDYVHKHIPNAPSLAAALIRMHFHDCFVRGCDASVLLNFTSSTGNQTEKVGAPNLTLRGFSFIDNVKKLIEDECPGVVSCADIVALVARDSVVVTGGPSWSVPTGRRDGRISNASETLTDIPAPTSNFSTLQNDFAKKGLDLKDLVLLSGAHTIGISHCSSFSTRLYNFTGTFGTEDPSLDSEYAANLKANKCKSINDNTTIVEMDPGSFRTFDLSYYRLLLKRRGLFQSDAALTTSTTTKTYIEQLVAGSLKEFYAEFSQSMEKMGRIEVKTGSDGEIRKHCAVVNS; this is translated from the exons ATGGCTACATTTGTGTATTTGTGTCCTCTAATATTGATGTGTATCTTAGTGTCTAGCAATGCTCAATTACAACAAAACTTCTATGCCAAGAGTTGTCCAAAAGCAGAGAAGATCATCTTAGACTATGTCCATAAACACATTCCAAATGCTCCATCTCTTGCTGCTGCCTTAATCAGAATGCATTTCCACGATTGCTTTGTCAGG GGATGTGATGCATCTGTGCTCTTGAATTTCACTTCAAGTACAGGAAACCAAACTGAAAAAGTTGGTGCTCCAAATTTAACACTTAGAGGTTTCTCATTCATTGATAATGTgaagaaattaattgaagatgaATGTCCTGGAGTTGTCTCTTGTGCTGATATTGTTGCCTTAGTCGCTAGAGATTCCGTTGTCGTCACA ggaGGTCCTTCATGGAGTGTACCAACAGGAAGAAGAGATGGAAGAATCTCTAATGCTTCAGAAACCTTAACAGACATTCCAGCTCCAACTAGTAACTTTTCAACTCTCCAAAATGATTTTGCTAAGAAGGGTCTTGACCTTAAAGACTTGGTCCTATTATCTG GTGCTCACACTATTGGAATCTCTCATTGCTCGTCATTTTCAACGCGTTTGTACAATTTTACTGGAACTTTTGGTACTGAAGATCCATCTCTAGACAGTGAATATGCAGCCAACCTTAAGGCAAATAAATGTAAATCAATTAACGATAACACCACAATAGTTGAAATGGACCCAGGGAGTTTCAGGACATTTGATCTTAGCTATTACAGGCTTTTACTCAAAAGGAGAGGACTCTTCCAATCCGATGCAGCCCTAACAACAAGTACAACAACAAAGACATACATTGAACAACTTGTCGCGGGATCACTTAAAGAGTTTTATGCTGAATTTTCTCAATCAATGGAGAAAATGGGAAGAATTGAAGTTAAAACAGGTTCTGATGGTGAAATTAGGAAGCATTGTGCAGTTGTGAATAGTTAA